In Parus major isolate Abel chromosome 1, Parus_major1.1, whole genome shotgun sequence, the following proteins share a genomic window:
- the LOC107199753 gene encoding olfactory receptor 52B2-like, producing the protein MPPSNLSSLTPDTFILTGIPGMEQLHVWISIPFCSMYLAALLGNGVLLFTIGTERSLHQPMFLFLSMLAVADLALSTTAVPRMLALFWFQAREISFGACLTQMFFLHFTCMTESVILLAMAFDRFVAICFPLRYGAVLTPSAVAKTGLAALLRNFCIIFPCIFLLRRLPFCGHNVIPHTYCEHIGIARLACADISANVWYGLVVPFTVGVLDLILIAVSYGFILLALSRLPSRAARHKALHTCGSHLCVLLLFYVPAAFAALTQRFGQSIPPQLHILLANLYVLFPPLLNPIVYGVRTQQIRDKVVKVFSLPRARD; encoded by the coding sequence ATGCCCCCGTCCAACCTGAGCAGCCTGACACCGGACACTTTCATCCTGACGGGGATCCCAGGCATGGAGCAGCTGCACGTCTGGATCTCCATCCCGTTCTGCTCCATGTACCTGGCAGCGCTGCTGGGGAACGGCGTGCTGCTGTTCACCATCGGGACGGAGCGCAGCCTCCACCAGCCCATGTTCCTCTTCCTGTCCATGCTGGCCGTGGCCGACCTCGCGCTCTCCACCACGGCCGTGCCCAGGATGCTGGCTCTGTTCTGGTTCCAGGCCAGGGAGATTTCCTTCGGTGCCTGCCTGACCCAGATGTTCTTCCTGCACTTCACCTGCATGACGGAGTCGGTGATCCTGTTGGCCATGGCCTTCGACCGCTTTGTCGCCATCTGCTTCCCGCTGCGGTACGGGGCGGTGCTGACGCCGTCAGCCGTGGCCAAGAcggggctggcagctctgctgaggaatTTCTGCATCATCTTCCcctgcattttcctgctgaggCGGCTGCCGTTCTGCGGGCACAACGTCATCCCGCACACCTACTGTGAGCACATCGGCATCGCGCGCCTGGCCTGCGCCGACATCTCGGCCAACGTCTGGTACGGGCTCGTGGTGCCTTTCACCGTGGGCGTGCTGGATCTGATCCTCATCGCCGTCTCCTACGGCTTCATCCTCCTGGCGCTGTCCAGGCTCCCGTCCAGGGCTGCCCGCCACAAGGCTTTGCACACCTGCGGCTCCCACCTCTGCGTGCTGCTCCTGTTCTACGTCCCTGCCGCCTTCGCCGCTCTGACGCAGCGCTTCGGCCAGAGCATCCCCCCGCAGCTGCACATCCTGCTGGCCAACCTGTACGTGCTGTTCCCTCCGCTGCTGAACCCCATTGTGTACGGGGTGAGGACGCAGCAGATCAGGGACAAGGTTGTGAAGGTGTTCAGCCTGCCCAGAGCGCGAGACTGA